One window of Patescibacteria group bacterium genomic DNA carries:
- a CDS encoding type II/IV secretion system protein: MRVQEKQLKDFILNSGLVSKKQFEKAKEEAEKSKKDIDEVLVSSGDISENDLRRMQAYILGIPFVSLKDQKIDFEVLSMIPEPIARNNNIVAYKKTNEGLEVAMLDTVNIAAIDFIKKKVGLKILPRLTDTESIKEVLLQYQKTLKAEFGDIIEKESESLVTLPDEKKGKEASESDLKKLAEDLPVVRVVDALIKHAIIQNASDIHIEPMENEVLVRYRIDGILHDAMTLPKNSAASIIARIKVLSNLKLDEKRLPQDGRFKVEVNKEKVSFRVSILPTYFGEKAVMRLLKENVSGFTLEGLGFHGETLERIHKATKQRTGMILTTGPTGSGKTTTLYTTLDILNTPGVNISTIEDPIEYQMPRINQTQVRADIGFSFAQGLRSLVRQDPDIIMVGEIRDNETAALAINAALTGHLVFSTLHTNSSSGAVPRLLDMDAEPFLLVSTINVIIGQRLVRRLCEQKEEYFLSESEINQLKKTVDLDRILVELEKENVVKKGTLWSKIHFYKAKPSSECEDGYSGRVGIHEVLEMTSTIKELIMKGATAEDIEKQAKSEGMLTMIEDGIFKAVQGVTTIEEVLRVVSE, translated from the coding sequence GTGCGTGTTCAAGAGAAACAATTAAAAGATTTTATTCTCAATTCCGGTCTTGTTTCCAAGAAACAATTTGAAAAAGCCAAGGAAGAGGCGGAAAAGAGCAAAAAAGATATTGACGAAGTGCTTGTTAGTAGTGGCGACATAAGTGAAAATGATTTACGCCGTATGCAAGCATACATTTTGGGTATTCCGTTTGTCAGCCTCAAAGACCAAAAGATTGATTTTGAAGTACTCTCAATGATTCCTGAGCCAATAGCACGGAACAATAACATAGTCGCATATAAGAAAACCAATGAAGGGCTTGAAGTGGCAATGCTTGATACAGTAAATATTGCCGCCATTGATTTTATAAAGAAAAAGGTGGGACTCAAAATCCTACCGCGACTCACTGACACTGAGTCAATAAAAGAAGTATTACTCCAATATCAAAAGACGCTCAAGGCTGAATTTGGCGATATAATTGAAAAAGAATCTGAATCTCTTGTTACACTTCCTGATGAGAAAAAAGGAAAAGAAGCTTCTGAAAGTGATTTAAAAAAACTTGCTGAAGATCTACCTGTCGTACGTGTTGTGGACGCTCTTATCAAGCATGCGATTATTCAAAATGCTTCAGATATTCATATTGAGCCAATGGAAAACGAAGTGTTGGTCAGGTATCGTATAGACGGAATACTTCATGATGCAATGACCTTGCCCAAAAACTCAGCTGCAAGCATCATTGCCCGTATTAAGGTGCTCTCTAATCTGAAACTTGATGAAAAGCGGCTTCCGCAGGATGGTCGTTTCAAAGTTGAGGTAAATAAGGAAAAAGTGTCGTTTCGAGTTTCAATTTTACCGACATACTTTGGCGAGAAGGCAGTAATGCGCTTGCTGAAAGAAAATGTATCGGGGTTTACACTTGAGGGATTAGGTTTTCATGGAGAAACTCTTGAGCGGATCCACAAGGCAACCAAACAAAGAACCGGTATGATTCTAACCACTGGCCCGACAGGATCTGGCAAAACCACAACGCTCTACACTACGCTCGACATTTTAAATACTCCCGGAGTTAATATCTCAACGATTGAAGATCCAATTGAGTATCAGATGCCAAGAATCAATCAAACACAAGTTCGGGCGGATATTGGCTTTAGTTTTGCTCAAGGATTGCGCTCTTTGGTCAGACAAGACCCGGACATCATAATGGTTGGGGAGATTCGTGATAATGAAACAGCGGCACTTGCCATTAATGCGGCACTCACTGGGCATTTGGTATTCTCAACACTCCACACCAACTCATCGTCCGGCGCAGTACCACGACTTCTTGACATGGACGCAGAGCCGTTTTTGCTCGTGTCAACTATAAATGTCATTATTGGACAAAGACTCGTTCGTCGTTTATGTGAACAAAAAGAAGAATACTTTCTTTCTGAATCGGAAATAAATCAGCTTAAAAAAACGGTTGATCTTGACAGAATTCTCGTTGAGCTTGAAAAGGAGAATGTTGTGAAAAAAGGAACATTGTGGAGTAAAATTCACTTTTATAAAGCAAAACCTTCAAGTGAGTGTGAAGACGGATACTCTGGGCGAGTGGGCATTCACGAAGTGCTTGAAATGACTTCCACCATCAAGGAGTTAATCATGAAGGGTGCTACTGCCGAAGACATAGAGAAACAAGCAAAGAGTGAAGGAATGCTCACCATGATAGAGGATGGTATTTTCAAAGCGGTACAAGGTGTCACTACAATTGAGGAAGTGCTCAGAGTAGTATCTGAATAG
- a CDS encoding type II secretion system F family protein encodes MPTFKYIAKRKDGEQYEDTIEATDRFSVYNEVRKEGNTIISVTEAKGSSIFKAKLSSINNIFSTVKTTEKISFAKNLSAMIKAGLALSRALDVIERQTHNKTFQKVVTGLNNDIKKGKALHQAMEAHPKVFSKLFVSMTKAGEESGGLAEALLTIASQVERAYTLRRKVRSALIYPTIIIIAMVGIGILMLIYVVPTLVETFEELGAELPKSTQAIISISNFITNNTVIFLIFLVGTIVAVWFGIRTKRGKRALDYTVLHIPIISVIVKEVNAARTSRALSSLLSSGVDVITAISITSEVVQNSYYKAVLTSAIARVQKGDPLSDVFKENENIYPILVGEMMAVGEETGQLSVMLEDIAEFYEGEVSQKTSDLSTVIEPFLMIFIGIVVGFFAVSMIAPIYSISESI; translated from the coding sequence ATGCCAACATTTAAATACATTGCAAAGCGAAAAGATGGAGAGCAGTATGAAGACACAATCGAAGCGACGGATCGTTTTAGTGTATACAACGAAGTGCGCAAGGAAGGCAATACTATTATTTCAGTGACTGAAGCCAAGGGGAGCTCTATATTTAAAGCTAAACTCTCTAGTATCAATAATATCTTCAGCACTGTAAAAACCACAGAAAAGATTTCATTTGCTAAAAATCTCTCGGCAATGATAAAGGCCGGACTCGCTCTCTCTCGTGCTCTCGACGTGATAGAGCGGCAGACACACAATAAAACATTCCAAAAAGTCGTTACCGGACTCAATAACGATATTAAAAAAGGAAAGGCTTTACACCAAGCCATGGAAGCGCATCCTAAAGTGTTCTCAAAACTTTTTGTTTCGATGACAAAAGCGGGGGAAGAGAGTGGCGGGTTGGCTGAAGCGCTTCTCACTATTGCGTCTCAAGTTGAGCGTGCGTATACATTAAGACGGAAGGTTCGCAGTGCGCTCATCTACCCAACAATTATAATAATCGCAATGGTAGGCATTGGAATACTGATGCTTATCTATGTTGTACCTACCCTTGTCGAGACATTTGAAGAACTTGGAGCGGAACTGCCCAAAAGCACACAGGCGATTATATCGATTAGCAATTTTATTACGAACAATACTGTTATCTTTCTAATATTTCTTGTGGGCACTATAGTTGCAGTATGGTTTGGTATTAGAACCAAGCGAGGAAAACGAGCTCTTGATTATACAGTGCTACACATCCCCATTATTTCTGTCATAGTAAAAGAAGTAAATGCAGCGCGCACCTCACGCGCACTCTCATCTCTACTCTCCTCAGGTGTTGATGTAATCACAGCAATTTCCATTACGAGCGAAGTTGTTCAAAATTCATATTACAAGGCAGTACTCACCTCAGCAATAGCTAGGGTGCAAAAGGGAGACCCACTCTCCGACGTGTTTAAGGAAAACGAAAATATCTACCCGATATTGGTTGGTGAGATGATGGCTGTTGGGGAAGAGACGGGCCAACTCTCGGTCATGCTTGAGGACATTGCTGAGTTTTATGAAGGGGAGGTTTCGCAGAAGACTTCAGATCTTTCCACAGTTATTGAGCCATTTCTGATGATTTTTATCGGAATTGTAGTTGGATTTTTTGCTGTTTCAATGATTGCACCAATATATTCCATTTCAGAAAGCATATAA
- a CDS encoding type II secretion system protein: MNFSQQRGFTLIEILVVITILVTLSAVSVTVFSKFSTSRALTGSVQTVLSILDDARTLTLASKDGYQYGVHFETTKVVLFKGTVYSSSDSDNDITVLQTTVEISNITLTGSGSDVVFSRLTGKTAQNGTVRLSLVSDSTSSSTINIQTTGIAEVN, from the coding sequence ATGAACTTTTCACAACAGAGAGGCTTTACACTTATAGAGATACTGGTAGTTATAACAATTCTTGTAACGCTTTCTGCTGTTTCCGTGACTGTCTTTTCTAAATTCAGCACATCACGAGCTCTCACCGGTTCTGTACAAACTGTTTTATCGATACTCGATGATGCTCGCACACTAACTCTTGCCTCGAAAGATGGTTACCAATATGGCGTGCACTTTGAAACTACAAAAGTAGTACTGTTTAAAGGAACGGTATACTCATCATCTGATTCGGACAATGATATTACAGTACTACAAACTACCGTTGAGATTTCAAATATTACACTTACCGGCAGCGGAAGTGATGTTGTTTTTAGTAGGCTGACTGGTAAAACAGCTCAAAATGGCACAGTGAGACTTTCCTTGGTGTCGGATTCAACCAGTTCAAGTACGATTAATATACAAACTACTGGAATTGCTGAGGTTAATTAA
- a CDS encoding prepilin-type N-terminal cleavage/methylation domain-containing protein, with translation MKCIYKTHARNRNQGFGMLEVLVGTAIVSLALIGLVTAFNLYLQAGFANTPKVKAVYLLEEGIEAVRFLRDNGWTSNITSLTTGAQYYLEFTGSTWKSTTTPESIDGVYQRTFRLDDAYRKTSNSDIIASTSPDVKAIDPQAREVIVRVSWGDGNVIEMTTYITNLFE, from the coding sequence ATGAAGTGTATTTACAAAACACATGCCCGAAATAGAAACCAAGGATTTGGAATGCTGGAAGTTTTGGTGGGAACCGCAATAGTATCTCTTGCGCTCATCGGTCTTGTAACCGCGTTTAATCTGTATTTGCAGGCCGGTTTTGCAAATACCCCTAAAGTAAAAGCGGTATATCTTCTCGAAGAAGGAATAGAAGCGGTTCGATTTCTGCGTGATAATGGTTGGACTTCTAATATAACAAGTCTCACAACCGGCGCCCAGTACTATCTAGAATTTACCGGTTCCACTTGGAAATCGACCACAACACCGGAGAGCATAGATGGTGTCTACCAACGCACATTTAGACTCGATGATGCGTATAGAAAGACTTCAAATAGCGACATAATAGCGAGCACCTCTCCAGATGTCAAAGCAATTGATCCGCAAGCGCGAGAGGTTATTGTTCGCGTTTCGTGGGGTGACGGAAATGTTATCGAAATGACCACTTACATTACCAATTTATTTGAGTAA
- a CDS encoding type II secretion system protein, producing the protein MKIFRHSTNRGFTLIEMLVYISILAVMTVIIITVTLSQSQAYADFKVTRNVYTSASASLERMVREIRAADSIIIGSSSLDSHPGILTLQKTGTSGTETVQFYLESNTLKVQENSSPEGALTRKEVSVTNLVFRQVIAMSSEGVHIEMTLSSIQGNSSKTEQFSTFVIMRNSY; encoded by the coding sequence ATGAAGATTTTTAGGCACAGTACAAATAGGGGATTCACACTTATAGAGATGCTAGTGTACATATCAATTTTAGCGGTGATGACAGTTATCATTATTACAGTTACCCTTTCACAATCTCAAGCGTACGCAGATTTCAAAGTAACACGAAATGTATATACATCGGCATCCGCTTCACTTGAGCGGATGGTTCGCGAAATTAGAGCGGCAGATAGCATAATAATAGGAAGTAGCTCACTTGATTCACATCCCGGCATATTGACGCTTCAGAAAACCGGAACCTCTGGGACTGAAACGGTTCAATTTTATCTTGAGAGCAATACACTTAAAGTACAGGAGAACAGTTCTCCAGAAGGTGCGTTGACCAGAAAAGAAGTTTCGGTCACCAATCTTGTATTCAGACAAGTTATTGCTATGTCGTCGGAAGGTGTTCATATAGAAATGACTCTGAGTAGCATTCAAGGGAACAGCTCAAAGACAGAGCAGTTTAGTACTTTTGTAATTATGAGAAATTCATATTGA
- a CDS encoding triose-phosphate isomerase produces the protein MKKRNVLIVANWKMNPQTLSKAEKLFSDIQKTASRLQNVQTVICPPIAFLGELLHLYSGQKILFGVQDVFWQDEGSYTGYIGSAMIKNMGAEYVILGHSERRKLGEDNETINKKVLSALTEKLKIVLCVGEKERDVHGEYLTFLREELQSAFENVPIQMLKNIVIAYEPIWTIGREADDAMDPQEVHEMVIFIRKTLAEIYDANTAQRVPVLYGGSVEPSNASVLLERGEINGFLIGHASLVPQDFNEILSIASKRN, from the coding sequence ATGAAAAAGCGTAATGTGTTGATTGTGGCAAATTGGAAAATGAACCCACAAACGCTCTCTAAAGCTGAGAAGCTATTCTCTGATATACAAAAAACGGCAAGCAGACTGCAGAATGTACAAACGGTTATATGCCCACCCATTGCTTTTTTGGGGGAACTTTTGCATTTATATTCGGGACAGAAGATACTATTTGGCGTGCAGGATGTGTTTTGGCAGGACGAAGGTTCGTATACCGGTTATATCGGCTCTGCCATGATAAAGAATATGGGTGCAGAGTATGTAATCCTCGGACATTCTGAACGCAGAAAATTGGGGGAAGATAACGAAACAATAAACAAAAAAGTTCTCTCAGCGCTTACTGAGAAATTAAAAATCGTTCTTTGTGTTGGGGAAAAAGAGAGGGATGTACACGGAGAATATCTAACATTTCTAAGAGAAGAATTACAAAGCGCCTTTGAGAATGTTCCTATACAGATGCTCAAAAATATAGTAATAGCATACGAGCCTATTTGGACAATCGGAAGGGAGGCAGACGACGCGATGGATCCGCAAGAGGTACACGAGATGGTAATTTTTATACGAAAAACACTTGCTGAAATATACGACGCAAATACCGCTCAGCGTGTACCGGTGCTCTATGGTGGTTCTGTTGAACCTTCAAATGCATCGGTGCTTCTCGAAAGGGGTGAAATAAATGGCTTTTTAATCGGGCATGCAAGTCTTGTACCGCAAGATTTCAATGAAATTCTATCTATTGCAAGTAAAAGAAACTGA
- a CDS encoding phosphoglycerate kinase, which produces MELPDVRNVKDLKGKKVLLRTDLNVLISDGKVGDDFRLTKALETITFLQKAGAKIILISHIGKEEDAQSLKPVYEWFKKHITLLFVGAVTGAFVEKAVKNLKDGDIIMLENVRTEQGECINDISFSKKLASVADIYVNDAFSASHRKHASIVGLPQFLPSYIGVLFQKELSELSRTFKPESPSLLILGGAKIKTKLPLIKKFLNIYDNVFVGGVLANAFFKARGWNTGLSETGEADMGAAELLSNEKLVLPVDVVVKEGDNSAIKSPNSINDMEKIVDAGPKTIEQIKDIVESARFITWNGPLGEYEYGFSEQTRELAKVIAHSNAQTIVGGGDTIAAIAKLNLGDKFSFVSTAGGAMLVFLLEGTLVGIDALKK; this is translated from the coding sequence GTGGAGCTACCAGACGTACGAAATGTAAAAGATCTTAAAGGGAAAAAAGTACTTCTTCGCACTGATTTAAATGTACTCATTTCAGATGGAAAAGTGGGAGATGATTTTCGTCTCACAAAAGCTCTTGAGACGATAACATTTTTACAAAAGGCGGGAGCAAAAATAATTCTCATATCTCACATCGGCAAAGAAGAAGATGCGCAGTCACTCAAACCAGTATACGAATGGTTCAAAAAACACATAACCCTTTTGTTTGTCGGAGCGGTAACGGGTGCTTTTGTAGAGAAAGCGGTAAAAAATTTGAAAGATGGAGACATTATTATGCTTGAAAACGTACGAACAGAGCAAGGTGAATGCATAAACGATATTTCTTTTTCAAAAAAGCTTGCGTCTGTGGCCGATATATATGTTAATGACGCGTTTTCAGCATCACATCGAAAACATGCTTCAATAGTTGGGCTTCCTCAATTTTTACCGAGTTATATAGGAGTGTTGTTCCAAAAGGAATTAAGCGAACTATCTCGTACTTTTAAGCCCGAAAGCCCATCACTTCTTATTTTGGGCGGTGCAAAAATTAAAACAAAACTCCCACTGATAAAGAAATTTCTAAACATATATGATAACGTGTTCGTCGGAGGTGTGCTTGCAAACGCTTTTTTTAAAGCTCGTGGATGGAACACTGGACTTTCAGAGACTGGAGAAGCAGATATGGGAGCAGCGGAGTTGCTCAGTAATGAGAAACTGGTACTTCCTGTTGATGTTGTTGTAAAAGAGGGCGATAATTCTGCTATAAAAAGTCCCAATTCAATAAATGACATGGAAAAAATAGTTGATGCAGGTCCGAAAACAATAGAGCAAATAAAAGACATAGTAGAGAGTGCGCGATTCATAACGTGGAACGGACCTCTTGGTGAATATGAGTATGGTTTTTCTGAACAAACCCGCGAGCTTGCAAAAGTTATTGCACATTCCAATGCTCAGACCATAGTCGGTGGAGGAGACACCATTGCCGCGATTGCAAAACTTAATCTTGGAGATAAATTTTCATTCGTTTCCACTGCTGGTGGAGCAATGCTCGTCTTTTTACTTGAGGGCACACTGGTGGGTATCGATGCTTTGAAAAAATAG
- a CDS encoding HIT family protein: protein MNECLFCKIIAGDIPADRMYENEHVFAFLDILPTTKGHTLVVPKEHYQNIHDTPERVMCNIITTAKLLSSVIEKVMGAQGINIHMNNGSVSGQVVFHTHMHIIPRYDNDGLKLWRGEPYKEGEEKEILKQIKAQLPH, encoded by the coding sequence ATGAATGAGTGTTTATTTTGCAAAATAATTGCCGGAGACATTCCGGCTGACAGGATGTATGAGAATGAGCATGTGTTTGCGTTTCTTGATATTCTACCCACAACAAAAGGACACACACTCGTGGTACCCAAAGAACATTACCAGAATATTCATGACACACCGGAACGCGTGATGTGCAACATCATTACCACAGCAAAGCTACTCTCGTCAGTTATAGAAAAAGTAATGGGTGCCCAAGGAATTAATATTCATATGAACAATGGATCTGTTTCCGGTCAGGTAGTATTCCATACGCACATGCACATCATCCCCCGATATGACAACGATGGACTCAAGCTCTGGAGAGGTGAGCCATACAAAGAGGGAGAAGAAAAAGAAATTTTGAAACAAATTAAAGCACAACTTCCGCACTAG
- the recJ gene encoding single-stranded-DNA-specific exonuclease RecJ codes for MKKYSIKEPIPTKVKDSLSAYPKLMQELLFRRGIKTSEDADEFLNPDYEKHIHDPFLIKDMDIAVKRILSAIRDNEKIVIYSDYDCDGIPGGVILHDFFKKIEHKHVSNYIPHRHDEGYSLNINAIKMFSKENVKLIITVDCGITDVKEVEEANSLGIDVIITDHHLPTKKLPKAHAILNSKQEDDNYPYDMLCGAGVAFKLVQGLIAKGDFGITPGWEKWLLDMAGLSTIADIVPLTGENRVIAYYGLKVFRKSPRPGVQELCRKAKIRLHNITEDDIGFMVAPRINAASRMGKPMEAFYLLSTDDREVAMNLSEYLNKLNDERKGIVASIVKEIRKRISKRADIKKVIVIGDLKWKPALLGLVAHILMEEYGRPICIWGKESDEIIKGSCRSTGDVNLVDMMAHQSDFFLDYGGHPFSSGFSVSRKNAHKLEEVLIASYLETKIDTTQTNELMIDKQMSLEDVSWQTYSIIEKLAPFGLGNPKPIFLFKNIYIENTKQFGKEKNHMQIDFLKDNGKKVSAIGFFTKPEQFKKDISEGKTIDLVATMEKSMFRNFPELRLRIVDIL; via the coding sequence ATGAAAAAGTATTCCATCAAAGAACCGATTCCGACCAAAGTCAAAGATAGTTTAAGCGCATATCCCAAACTTATGCAGGAGCTTTTGTTTCGACGTGGTATTAAAACTTCAGAGGATGCAGATGAATTTTTAAATCCCGATTACGAAAAACATATTCACGATCCATTCTTAATAAAAGACATGGACATAGCAGTCAAGAGAATTCTATCTGCAATCAGAGACAATGAAAAAATAGTCATCTACAGTGACTATGATTGTGATGGCATTCCTGGGGGTGTTATTCTACACGATTTTTTCAAAAAAATAGAACATAAACATGTCAGTAATTATATTCCCCACAGGCATGATGAAGGATATAGTCTCAATATCAATGCGATAAAAATGTTCTCGAAAGAAAATGTAAAGCTCATAATTACAGTTGATTGTGGGATTACTGATGTAAAAGAAGTTGAGGAAGCAAACAGCCTTGGGATAGATGTCATTATTACAGATCACCATCTTCCCACCAAGAAACTTCCCAAAGCCCACGCAATTTTAAATTCAAAACAGGAAGATGATAATTATCCCTATGATATGCTCTGTGGGGCAGGGGTAGCGTTTAAGTTGGTGCAGGGGCTTATTGCAAAGGGTGATTTTGGTATCACTCCCGGATGGGAGAAATGGCTTCTTGATATGGCGGGGCTTTCAACCATTGCTGACATTGTACCTCTAACGGGAGAAAATAGGGTGATTGCGTATTATGGTCTTAAAGTGTTTCGCAAATCTCCTCGTCCTGGTGTGCAGGAGTTGTGTCGAAAGGCAAAAATACGTTTACATAACATTACCGAAGACGATATAGGTTTTATGGTTGCTCCACGCATCAATGCAGCATCACGCATGGGCAAACCTATGGAGGCATTTTATCTTTTATCAACCGATGACCGGGAAGTTGCGATGAATTTAAGTGAATATCTAAATAAACTAAATGACGAACGAAAAGGAATAGTCGCTTCAATAGTAAAAGAAATACGGAAGAGAATTTCAAAAAGAGCCGATATAAAAAAAGTTATTGTTATTGGGGATTTAAAATGGAAGCCTGCGTTGCTTGGGCTTGTTGCGCATATACTTATGGAGGAATATGGGAGACCCATATGCATTTGGGGGAAAGAAAGCGATGAAATAATCAAAGGCTCATGTCGTTCTACAGGGGATGTAAATCTTGTAGACATGATGGCTCATCAAAGCGATTTCTTTTTGGATTATGGCGGGCATCCGTTTTCCAGTGGTTTTTCAGTCTCACGAAAAAATGCTCACAAACTTGAAGAAGTGCTTATAGCTTCGTATCTTGAAACAAAAATAGATACAACTCAGACAAATGAACTTATGATTGATAAGCAAATGTCTCTTGAGGATGTGTCGTGGCAGACGTACAGTATCATTGAAAAACTGGCACCGTTTGGATTAGGCAATCCAAAACCGATTTTCCTGTTTAAAAATATTTATATTGAAAATACAAAGCAATTTGGAAAAGAAAAAAATCATATGCAAATTGACTTTTTAAAAGACAATGGAAAGAAAGTTTCGGCTATAGGTTTTTTTACTAAACCAGAGCAGTTTAAGAAGGATATATCTGAAGGAAAAACAATAGATCTCGTTGCCACAATGGAGAAATCAATGTTTAGAAATTTTCCCGAATTGCGCTTGCGAATTGTAGATATACTATAG